The Chamaesiphon minutus PCC 6605 DNA window TGCGAGAAAATGTGGCTGTGTTCGATTCATCGGAATGGGCTGAACGGGGATTTTGTAAGCAGTGCGGCAGCCATTTGTTTTATCGATTGAAGGCACAGGATCGATATTTTATGCCTGTGGGTATTTTTGATGGTGTCGAGCAATTTGTTTTTGACCATCAAATTTTTATAGACGAAAAACCTGAATATTATTGTTTTGCTAATCAAACGCAAAATATGACTGGAGCAGAAGTCTTTGCGATGTTTGCTCCTGCAAATGATTCATAGGAGAGAGTCATGCGATCTGATGTGGAGATTATAACCAGAAGATTTCTGCTGCGTGATGCCAAGATTATCTACCACCACTAAACTACAACTGATATACCCATAAATTGAAGGAGATAGTTGGATGAAAACACCATTTACTGGGGGTTGTATGTGTGGCGCAATCCGCTATGAATGTTCGGCAGAACCGATCGCAATGGGGCTATGCCATTGTCAAGATTGTCAGCGAGCCACAGGGAGTGCTTTTGCTGCTGCGGTGATGTTACCTCGCAGTGCTGTCCTCGTTTCTTAGTAACATGAACATGTTAAAAATCACTCACCCACTCCGTTGTAATTGTGGCAAATTAACAGGCACACTAGATCGCACTAAAGACATCAATCGGTGTGTATGCTACTGTAACGATTGCCAAGCCTTTGCCCGTTTTCTAAAGCGAGAGGATGACATCCTCGATTGAGCTTTGCTCACGCTTCGCGAACGAGTTGGTGGGACTAGCATCATTCAGACTATTCCTAAACATGTAACTTTTCTCGAAGGCACTGAAAATCTAGCCTGCATCCGTCTCACTGAAAATGGTCTGCTGCGGTGGTATGCCGCTTGTTGCAATACTCCCATCGGGAACACTTCTCCCAATTTCAAACTGCCCTTCATTGGTTTAATCCACAATTGCTTGAGTGCAGAGCAAGCCTCGTTAGATGAAACATTTGGATCTGTACGAATGCACGTCAGTACTCAATCTGCGATTGGGGAACACAAGCCAAAATCGACGGGGTTCTTGGCAGGCACCTTGCGAGTGATGAGTATGGTTTTTCGATCGAGATTTGATGGCAGCTACAAGCAAAACCCCTTCTTCGATCCAGTAACTGGTGTTCCTATAGTTACCCCAAAAGTATTTAGTAGTCAGGAGTTGAAGGATGCTAGATGAATGCAATATTTGCAGTGATATCGGCGTGGTTATAATGGATTGAGATCGGTTATTACTAACAAAAATCATGATTGACCATACAGGCATAAATGTTAGCAATTTTGAGAATAGTAAAGAGTTTTATACCAAGGCTTTAGCTCCGTTGGGTTATCAATTAAGCAAAGAATTTGGCGATGCTATTGCAGGTTTTGGGATCGAGGGAGAACTAGATTTCTGGATGATCCGGGGAGAAGTTAACACACCGAGAATTCATATTGCTTTTCGTGCTCAAACCCGCGAAATGGTTCAAGCATTCCATACAGCAGCTTTAGCAATCGGCGGTCGAGATAATGGTGCGCCAGGTTTACGTCCTCAATATCACTCCAATTATTATGCTGCCTTTGTTTTAGATCCAGATGGACATAACATTGAGGCTGTTTGTCACATCCCGATTTAATCCCACTCTCGCAAATTCATTACATTAGTGGGACAAAATTACTAGCAAAATAGCAAAATATCGCCATGAAAATTGTTAATATCGGGCAGGATGATTTTAATGAGTGGCTAGATCTGGCAGTAAAACTTTGGCCGGATTATTCATCGATCGAAATGCAAGTCATTCTAACTGAAATTTTAGATTCCGATCGTGAGGTAGCATTTCTCGTTCGCGACGAGCTTGGCAAAGCAATCGCATTTATGAATCTTTCGCTGCGATATGAATACGTTCCAGAGGCAACACGGAGTCCCGTAGGTTATATTGAAGGCATCTACGTCAAAGATGAATATCGCCACCAAGGTGTAGGCAAGGCACTGGTTAATTATGCCGAGCAATGGGCATTGGCGCAGGGGTGTATCGAACTTGCCTCGGATGCGTTAGTTGACAACACGGCAAGTCATGAGTTTCATTCCAAGACTGGATTCCGAGAAGCGGAACGCACCGTGTTTTTTATTAAACAGCTCAAATGAATGAGCGAAGACACAGATACTTAGATTGGCGATTTCATGACGGCAACTCTTCACCTCTTACATGGTTTTACAGGAGCAGGTAAAACAACTTTTGCTCGAAAACTCGAACGCGAACTTTCCGCGCTACGATTTACCCCTGATGAATGGATCGTCCAACTTTATGGGCACAACCCGCCAGAGGAAAACTTTTTAGAATATTACAATCGCGTGACGGATTTAATCTGGCAATTGACAATGCAAGTCTTACAATCGGATCGAGATGTTATCTTAGATTTTGGCTTTTGGAGTCGCTCCGCTCGCGATGAAGCACGTTCAAAAGCTCAAGTAGCAGGTGCTAATGTCAAACTCTATTCGATCTCATGCTCTGAAGAAATTATGCACAAACGAGTACTCAAACGTAGTGCCCAATTACCCACAGGTGCCTTGCTAATTGATGAAAATGCAATTGAACTATTTAAAGCAAGTTTTGAATCACTAGATGAAGATGAGTCGCATACCATCGTTCATTCCGATGCTCGATAAGTAAAGGACACGCGCATGAGATTACCAACAACATCCGCAAAAACGCTCGATTACCGTCAAGCAAATGCTTCAGATCCATTCGTGCCAAATCCGGCTGTTCTAGCTAGCTCCGGCTGGGATAGTCTCCATGTCGAACTCCATCATCAACCCCAGTTTGAGGTTGCCGAACATCAACATACGATGCACGTTATCGCTTGTGGGTTGCCAACTTCACTATCTGCTAGTGAATTTTCCATCGGCGATCGCTGGTTGGCTGGCAAGCGGGAAACAGAGCGGCGACAATTGGGCGATATTGCCATTATTCCCGCCGGAATCGCCCATCGCTGCAATTGGAATACCACTGTGCAGTTTGGCATTTTAGCCATCGAACCCACACTACTTCAACATATCGGTCAAGACTGGATAAATACCGATAAAATCGAGCTAAGACCTCAGTTTATGAGCGAACGAGACGATCTAATTCAAAGCATGTTTGTTACTTTGAGTGCGGAAGCAGCAACGGGTGGAATCGGCAGCCATTTACTCATAGATAGCCTCAGAACGACGTTAGCAATTCATTTACTTCGCAACTATTGTACGACATTACCAAGGCTTTCGAGCTATGCTGATGGGCTATCTGCTGCCAAATTAGTGTTGGTAAAGGATTATATTAATACACATCTAGATCTAGATTTGAAACTAACTGAGTTGAGTGCAATCGCCCAAATTAGCCCGTATCATTTCTTACGTTTATTTAAGAAAAATGTGGGAATCACACCACATCAATACATTTTACAGCAGCGGATCGATCGAGCAAAATACCTATTGCAATCCACCACTCTAGATATTTCCGAGATTGCATTCAGGGTGGGCTTTTGCGATTCCAGTCATCTCACTCGATGTTTTAAAAGCATCCTGGGCAAGACACCTAGTCAATGGCGACAACTCTAAGCGTAAGAATATCCCAAAACTAAGCAACTTTTTTCTAGCGTACTGACTTGCGATTTTTTTAAACTATCGATAGTTGTTTCGCTTTACTAAAGATGCCATATATTCAAGCAATGACGATTCCGCTTTGGGGATTAGTGGTTTTTATCGGCTGGACGATCGCCATCGTCTGTCTCCTGCTAACAGTTAGAATTCGACACTTAGCAGCGGGTGGTGCGGCGCAAGATTTCGGCACCCCTCAAAATGAAAAAAATTTATTCTGGCGACTATATCGAGTTCAATCTAACTTGGTTGAAAATTTGCCGTTGTATTTAGGGGTAGTGTTCTTGTTGACGGTGCGAGGGATTTCTGGAACGGCGATTGATGCTCTAGTTATTGCATACATTTTGTTTCGGTTAATCCACTCAGCGATCCATATTGCGGGATTGAATCCAATGTCTAGAGTAATATTTTTAGTGAGTCAGTTCGTTTGTCTAATTGCATTAACACAGCACTTGGCAAGTTACGATCGAAGAAAAATATGATTGCAGAATTAAGCAGGCATCAGCACCTCCAAAACTTGCTCGCAGCTACGGTTTTGGCAAAATAGACCTTTTACCAGATGCAGCATTTGGAGGTAGGCTTCACGAGTCAAACTATAAAGTTGCTGTCCGATCGTTTGCTGATTATGAGCAAACATAAATCGTTCAGATTTTTGACCTTGACAGGGTAAAGATTGAAGTAACGACTGTCTTGTCGCGCTTTTTACGGCGGGAGACCCGCCGAGCGCGCGCCGCTGCGATATGCAACTAAGACAGAAGTGGCGTTTAACCGCTTCCTCGTTACGCACCTGAGCCGACTCAAAGCCCGTCACCTGCGCGGGCCTACTCATGAAAGATCTCGATCGTCCAACGATAACTCCAAGTCTGAATAACTCTCCCGCTCTCCCAATGCAAAGCATCAGTTAATAAAAACCTTGGTTCATCACTTAAATCCTCCCGTTCGTGAACACCGATTGACATAATCATAACTGCGCTTGACTCCATAGATTTCTAATCCGTATTCATGATGGGATAATGTCCAATCTAAGCTGATTATTTCTCTCCCTACTCCTCGGTGCTTTTGCCCTACTATTTGTCGATGCTGTGTCATTAATTTTTCACTACTCCATCCCGCCTCAAAGACAGCGGAGTGCATCGCTCTTCTGGTTGCACCTTCTGTTTGGGGGTAAACCTGTTGGGCGTAAATTCCTTGTAGTGTCTTATTTTCACTTAATATCAATCCACTCACATATCGACTGATATGCTCGAATCCCTCGGCGCGGAAGAATACCTCTCGGTACGCACTCAGTTGTTTAGCGATAGTTTGGGGTACTCCGACCAATGGAATCATCGCACTGCTCCTGGTGTTTGCCACTTGAGGATTACTCTATTTTCCCTCGGTTTCTTTTTCTTCGATCGTAACTTGCCAAGTGCTGTTAACAACCTTAGCAATTATCTAGTATAGAGCGCAATTATGAGTTAAAACTCAGCACACTGACAAGGAGCTTTGAGATGAATCGTTTACAAGGAAAGCGGCTACTAATTACGGGTGGTACGACAGGAATTGGATTGGAAACAGCCAAGCAATTTTTGTTAGAAGGTGCGCGGGTGGTTATTACTGGACAGAATCCAGATACATTAGCTCAAGCCCAGCAAGAACTGGGTAAAGAGGTAATTGTTATCGAGAGCGATGCAGGTCGAGTTGACGAACAACAGCGATTAGTAGCAAAAATCGAACGAGTTTTTGGTCAGATTGATGGTGTATCTATTAATGCTGGAATTGCTATTTTTCAACCGATCGAGCAGTGGGATGAAGCAGCATTCGATCGCCAAATTGCAGTTAACTTCAAAGGCCCCTATTTTCTGATTCAAAGCTTATTACCAATTTTGGCAAATCCCACATCGATCGTTCTAAATACTTCAATTAATGCTCATATTGGGATGCCCAACTCTAGCGTCTATAGTGCGAGTAAGGCGGCAATGATTTCACTCGCAAAAACTTTGTCTGGCGAACTAATCGAGCGCGGGATTCGGGTTAACGCAGTCAGTCCAGGGCCGATAGCTACACCAATACTCGGCAAGTCCGGTTTGCCAGCAGAGGCGATCCTTCAGGTTGCCGAGATGCTTCGCGCTCAGATCCCATTAAAACGGTTTGGCGATCCGATCGAAATAGCCAAGGCAGTGGTGTTCCTTATCTCTGACGAATCATCTTTCATGCTGGGTAGCGAGATGATTATTGATGGGGGTACGAGCACTTTATAGAGACACTGGATACAAGCGATCGATTAAAATCAAAATGTGGCTAAGATAAATATTCTTGGCAGATGGTAAAGAAGATGACCAAAAATATAAAATCACAACAAGAAGTACTGGAGTTAGCTAATCAGAACGGTTTGACCATCCAAGAAAATTCACTTGAGTTTAATGAATCTGGTCTTGACTTTCAAGTCGTGTTGGCAACGGACACTAAGGGAGAACGCTGGATTTTACGTATTCCTCGGCGGGAGGATGTTCTGCTATCGGTAG harbors:
- a CDS encoding MAPEG family protein — encoded protein: MPYIQAMTIPLWGLVVFIGWTIAIVCLLLTVRIRHLAAGGAAQDFGTPQNEKNLFWRLYRVQSNLVENLPLYLGVVFLLTVRGISGTAIDALVIAYILFRLIHSAIHIAGLNPMSRVIFLVSQFVCLIALTQHLASYDRRKI
- the aac(6') gene encoding aminoglycoside 6'-N-acetyltransferase, translating into MKIVNIGQDDFNEWLDLAVKLWPDYSSIEMQVILTEILDSDREVAFLVRDELGKAIAFMNLSLRYEYVPEATRSPVGYIEGIYVKDEYRHQGVGKALVNYAEQWALAQGCIELASDALVDNTASHEFHSKTGFREAERTVFFIKQLK
- a CDS encoding SDR family oxidoreductase; protein product: MNRLQGKRLLITGGTTGIGLETAKQFLLEGARVVITGQNPDTLAQAQQELGKEVIVIESDAGRVDEQQRLVAKIERVFGQIDGVSINAGIAIFQPIEQWDEAAFDRQIAVNFKGPYFLIQSLLPILANPTSIVLNTSINAHIGMPNSSVYSASKAAMISLAKTLSGELIERGIRVNAVSPGPIATPILGKSGLPAEAILQVAEMLRAQIPLKRFGDPIEIAKAVVFLISDESSFMLGSEMIIDGGTSTL
- a CDS encoding AraC family transcriptional regulator is translated as MRLPTTSAKTLDYRQANASDPFVPNPAVLASSGWDSLHVELHHQPQFEVAEHQHTMHVIACGLPTSLSASEFSIGDRWLAGKRETERRQLGDIAIIPAGIAHRCNWNTTVQFGILAIEPTLLQHIGQDWINTDKIELRPQFMSERDDLIQSMFVTLSAEAATGGIGSHLLIDSLRTTLAIHLLRNYCTTLPRLSSYADGLSAAKLVLVKDYINTHLDLDLKLTELSAIAQISPYHFLRLFKKNVGITPHQYILQQRIDRAKYLLQSTTLDISEIAFRVGFCDSSHLTRCFKSILGKTPSQWRQL
- a CDS encoding AAA family ATPase; translation: MTATLHLLHGFTGAGKTTFARKLERELSALRFTPDEWIVQLYGHNPPEENFLEYYNRVTDLIWQLTMQVLQSDRDVILDFGFWSRSARDEARSKAQVAGANVKLYSISCSEEIMHKRVLKRSAQLPTGALLIDENAIELFKASFESLDEDESHTIVHSDAR
- a CDS encoding GFA family protein → MKTPFTGGCMCGAIRYECSAEPIAMGLCHCQDCQRATGSAFAAAVMLPRSAVLVS
- a CDS encoding VOC family protein, giving the protein MIDHTGINVSNFENSKEFYTKALAPLGYQLSKEFGDAIAGFGIEGELDFWMIRGEVNTPRIHIAFRAQTREMVQAFHTAALAIGGRDNGAPGLRPQYHSNYYAAFVLDPDGHNIEAVCHIPI